The DNA region GCTCCTGCTCGACGCGCCCGGGCTGCGCGAGCTGCTCACGCGCCCGTCCACCGAGGCGCGGGTGGAGCTGCTCCGCTCCCGCGCCGCCGGGGCGGGGCTGCCGGCGGACGCCGCCGCGCCGCCGGTGGCGCTGGCGCGCGTCGAGGCCGGGCTGCGGGCGGCGGCGCGCGCGGAGGCCGAGCGGCTGGTGGGCCTGGCCGAGGGGCGCCGTGCGCGGGCCCTGCTCGCGGCGTTCGTCGCGCTCGACGAGGCGGCGGCGGTGAAGGCGGTGCTCCGCGGCGTGGCGCTGGGGGCGCCCATCGACGCGACGGTCGCCGCGGCCCCGGCGGTGACGCCCCCCGGGCCCGAGGCGCTGCGCGCCGCCGCGGCCGCGCCGGCGCTCGCCGACGCGGTGGCGGCGCTGGAGGCGGCCGGCTCGACGGTCGCTTCCGCGGTCCGGCCCGCGCTGTCCCAGGTCGGGAAGGCCGGGCTGGCGCCGCTGGAGCGCGCCGCGGACCGCGCCGGGCTGGCGCGGGCCCGCGCCGCGTGCCGGCACCGCGGGGAGGACGGCGAGATCCTGGCGCGCCACCTCGCGGACCGCACCGACGCGCGCAACGCCGAGACGCTGCTCACGCTGGACGGCGCCGCGCCGGAGCCGGGCACCTGGCTCGAGGGCGGCCGGCGCTGGGACGCGGCCGCGCTCGACGCGCTGGCGCGCGCAGGGGCCGCGGCGGCGCGCCAGGCGGTGGCGGCCGGGTTCGGCCTGCCGGCCGCGGCGCTCGGGTCGCCCTGGGCGGCGGAGCGCGCGCTGGAGGCCGCGCTGCTGGTGCCGCTGCGGCGCGAGGCGCGGCGGCGGCCCCTGTCGATCGCGGTCCCGCTGCGGCACCTGCTGGAGCGCCGGGCCGAGGTGGCCCGCGTGGCGGTGCTCCTCCGCGGCGCCGCGGTCGGGATCTCGGGCGACGAGCTCCTCGACCTGGTGGAGGCGTGACGTGGCGGCCGGGGCGGGCGAGCGCGCGGGGGTGGCGACGGGCGCGGCCGGCGCGCTGCGGCTCGCGGTGGCGGTGCGGTCGGCGGACGCGCTGGGCTTCCGGCTGGCGGGGGCGCCGGTGGAGGCGGTGGAGCCGGGCGAGGAGGCCGCGGCGTTCCGGCGGCTCCTCGGGGACGCGGAGGTCGGGGTGCTCGCCGTGGAGGAGGAGCTGCTGCGCGCGGTCCCGGAGCGCCTGCTGGCCCGCGTGCGCGAGCGCGGCCTGCCGGTGGTGCTGCCGTTCGCCCTGCCGCGGCGCCTGGGCGAGGAGGGCAGGGGGCGCGCCTACGTGGCCGCGCTCATCCGCCGGGCGGTGGGCTACGGCGTGAAGCTCGGCAGCGCGGGCGGGGGAGGGGCGCCATGAGCGGGACGCTGGTGCGGATGGCCGGGCCGACGGTGGTGGCGGAGGGGCTCGCCGGCGCCAGCCTGAACGAGGTGGTGCGCGTCGGCGAGGAGCGGCTGCTCGGCGAGATCATCCGGATCGAGGGCGACCGCGCGACCATCCAGGTCTACGAGGAGACGGCCGGGCTCGCGCTGGGCGAGCCGGTGGAGGCCTCCGGCGAGCCGCTCGCGGTGGAGCTCGGGCCGGGGCTGCTCGGCTCGGTGTTCGACGGCGTGCAGCGGCCGCTCTCCGAGCTGGCCGCGCGCGAGGGCGACTTCCTGGGCCGCGGCGCCTCGCTGCCGGCGCTGGACCGCGCCCGCGCCTGGGAGTTCGAGCCCGCCGTGGCGCCGGGCGACCGCGTGGAGGGCGGCGTGCGCCTGGGCGTGGCCCGCGCCCCGGGCGCCCCCGACCACCCGGTGGTGGTCCCGCCCGGCGTGGCCGGGCGCGTGGCGGAGGTCCGCGCCGGCGCGCGGCGGGTGGAGGAGCCGGCGGTGCTGCTGGAGGGGGGCGCCACCCTCGCGCTGCTGGAGCGCTGGCCGGTGCGGCGCCCGCGCCCGGCGCGGCGGCGCCTTCCGCCGGACGTGCCGTTCCTCACCGGCCAGCGGGTGCTGGACTGCTTCTTCCCGGTGTCGGCCGGCGGGACGGCGGTGGTGCCGGGCGGCTTCGGCACCGGCAAGACGGTGCTGGAGCAGAGCCTGGCGAAGTGGGCGGCCGCCGACGTGGTCGTCTACGTGGGCTGCGGCGAGCGCGGCAACGAGATGTCCGAGGTGCTGGACGAGTTCCCGCGCCTCGAGGACCCGCGCACCGGCGGGCCGCTGCTCGCGCGCACCGTGATGATCGTGAACACCTCGAACATGCCGGTGGCCGCGCGCGAGGCGTCCATCTACACCGGCGCCGCCATCGCCGAGTACTTCCGCGACATGGGGCGCTCGGTGGCGCTCATGATCGACTCCACCTCGCGCTGGGCCGAGGCGCTGCGCGAGATCTCGGCGCGCCTGGAGGAGATGCCCGGCGAGGAGGGGTACCCGACCTACCTCGCCTCGCGGCTGGCGCGCTTCTACGAGCGCGCGGGGCGGGTGGAGACGCTGGGCGGGGCCGAGGGCGCGGTGACCATGGTGGGCGCGGTGTCGCCGCCCGGCGGCGACCTCTCGGAGCCGGTCACCCAGTGCTCGCTCCGCGCCACCGGCGCGCTCTGGGCGCTCTCGGCCGACCTGGCGCACCGGCGCCACTACCCGGCGGTGGACTGGAGCGTCTCGTTCACGCTGGAGGGCGACCGGCTGGCGGGCTGGTTCGAGCGCGAGGCGGGCGACGGGTTCGGCGCGCTGCGCGACGAGGCGCGCAAGCTGCTGCAGCGCGAGCGCGAGCTGGCGGAGGTGGCCGAGCTGGTGGGGACCGAGTCGCTGCAGGACGCCGAGCGGCTGGTGCTCGAGTCCGCGCGGCTGCTGCGCGAGGGCTTCCTGCGCCAGAGCGCGCTCGACCCCGCCGACGCGACCTGCCCGCCCGCGAAGGCGTTCGAGATGCTGCGGCTGTTCCTGGAGTGGCACCGGCGCGCCGGCGCCGCGATCGGCGCGGGCGTGCCGCTCCGGTCGATCCTCGACACCGGCCTCGGCGCGCGGCTGCTGCGCCTGGGGCAGCTCCCGGCGGCCGAGGTGCCTGCGGCGGCCGCCGCGCTGCGCGCGGATCTCTCGGAGGCGCTGGCCCGCATGGAGGCGGAGTGATCATGGACCTCGTCACCCGCCGCATCCGCGGGGCGCTCGGCATCGCCGGCCCGCTGCTGTTCCTCGAGGGCGTCCCGCGCGCGCGCCTGGGCGAGGTGGTGCGCATCCGGGGCGAGCCGGAGGCCAGCGGGCGTGCCGCCGAGGAGCGGAGCGGGCAGGTCATCGCGCTCTCGCGCGACCGGATCGCGGTGCAGGTGCTCGAGGAGACGCGCGGCCTCGCCCCGGCGCGCTCCGAGGTCACGCTCACCGGCCAGGTGGCGCGGCTGGGCGTCGCGCGCGGCATGCTGGGGCGGGTGCTGGACGGCCTCGGCCGGCCCGCCGACGGGCTCCCGCCGCCCGTGCCGGAGGCGCGTCCGGCCATCCACGGCGCCGCGCTCAACGTCACGCGGCGCGAGAAGCCCTCGGACTTCATCGAGACCGGCGTCTCCGCCATCGACGGGATGAACACGCTGGTGCGCGGCCAGAAGCTGCCGGTGTTCTCCTGCGCCGGCCTGCCGGCCTCCCGCCTCGCGGCGCAGATCGTGTGCCAGGCGCGGGTGCGCGGCGGCGAGCCGTTCGCGGTGGTGTTCGCGGCCATGGGCTCGCCGTTCCGCGAGTACCACGCGTTCCTGGAGGCGTTCCGGGCCGCGGGCGTGCTGGATCGCACGGTGGTGTTCCTGAACCGCGCCGAGGATCCGCCCATCGAGCGGCTCATGACGCCGCGGTGCGCGCTCACCTGCGCCGAGCACCTGGCGTTCACGCACGGGCTGCACGTGCTGGTCGTGCTCACCGACGTGACCAGCTACTGCGAGGCGCTGCGCGAGGTGGCGCTGGCGCGCGAGGAGGTGCCGGGACGGCGCGGCTACCCCGGCTACATGTACACCGACCTCGCCACCATCTTCGAGCGCGCCGGGCGCGTGCGCGGGCGGCCGGGCTCGCTCACGCAGCTCCCGGTGCTCACCATGCCGGACGACGACCTCACCCACCCCATCCCCGACCTGACCGGCTACATCACCGAGGGGCAGATCGTGCTCTCGCGCGACCTCGACCGCCGCGGCGTGTACCCGCCCATCGACGTGCTGCCCTCGCTGTCGCGGCTCATGGGCCTGGGCGCGGGGCCGGGCAAGACCCGGGACGACCACCGCCCGGTCGCCGATCAGCTCTACGCGTTCTACGCGCGCGGCCGCGACGTGCGGCGCATGGCCGCCATCGTGGGCGCGGCCAACCTGGGCGAGGAGGAGAAGCGGCTGCTCGCGTTCGCGGACGCGTTCGAGGACGGCCTGGTCGGCCAGGGCGGCACCTTCCGGACGATCGAGGACACGCTCGAGGCCGGCTGGCGGCTCCTGTCCGGCTTCCCGCCCGCGGCCCTGACCCGCATCCCGGAGCGCCTGCTGCGCGCCCGCCCGGCCCAGCCCGCGGCCGCGGCGACGTCCGGCGGAGCGATCGCATGAGCCGCGCCGCCACCACGCGGATGGGCCTGCTCGAGGTCCGCGCCCGGCGCGCGGTGGCGGGCAAGGGGGCGCGGCTGCTCCGCGCCAAGCGCGAGGTGCTGGCGAGCGAGCTCTGGAGGCTGGTGCACGACGTGCTCGAGGGGCGCGCCCGGCTGGACGAGGCGCTGCGCCGCGCGGTGAAGGCGCTCGAGCTGGCGAAGGCGCTGGAGGGTGAGGAGCGGCTCGCGTCGCTGGCGCTCCCGGCGGCCCGCGCCGTCCCGCTCGCCGTGACGGTGCGGCGGGTGTGGGG from Anaeromyxobacter dehalogenans 2CP-C includes:
- a CDS encoding V-type ATP synthase subunit B, with product MDLVTRRIRGALGIAGPLLFLEGVPRARLGEVVRIRGEPEASGRAAEERSGQVIALSRDRIAVQVLEETRGLAPARSEVTLTGQVARLGVARGMLGRVLDGLGRPADGLPPPVPEARPAIHGAALNVTRREKPSDFIETGVSAIDGMNTLVRGQKLPVFSCAGLPASRLAAQIVCQARVRGGEPFAVVFAAMGSPFREYHAFLEAFRAAGVLDRTVVFLNRAEDPPIERLMTPRCALTCAEHLAFTHGLHVLVVLTDVTSYCEALREVALAREEVPGRRGYPGYMYTDLATIFERAGRVRGRPGSLTQLPVLTMPDDDLTHPIPDLTGYITEGQIVLSRDLDRRGVYPPIDVLPSLSRLMGLGAGPGKTRDDHRPVADQLYAFYARGRDVRRMAAIVGAANLGEEEKRLLAFADAFEDGLVGQGGTFRTIEDTLEAGWRLLSGFPPAALTRIPERLLRARPAQPAAAATSGGAIA
- a CDS encoding V-type ATPase subunit, which encodes MARLDRLNARVGARRPLLLDAPGLRELLTRPSTEARVELLRSRAAGAGLPADAAAPPVALARVEAGLRAAARAEAERLVGLAEGRRARALLAAFVALDEAAAVKAVLRGVALGAPIDATVAAAPAVTPPGPEALRAAAAAPALADAVAALEAAGSTVASAVRPALSQVGKAGLAPLERAADRAGLARARAACRHRGEDGEILARHLADRTDARNAETLLTLDGAAPEPGTWLEGGRRWDAAALDALARAGAAAARQAVAAGFGLPAAALGSPWAAERALEAALLVPLRREARRRPLSIAVPLRHLLERRAEVARVAVLLRGAAVGISGDELLDLVEA
- a CDS encoding V-type ATP synthase subunit F, which produces MAAGAGERAGVATGAAGALRLAVAVRSADALGFRLAGAPVEAVEPGEEAAAFRRLLGDAEVGVLAVEEELLRAVPERLLARVRERGLPVVLPFALPRRLGEEGRGRAYVAALIRRAVGYGVKLGSAGGGGAP
- a CDS encoding V-type ATP synthase subunit A; translation: MSGTLVRMAGPTVVAEGLAGASLNEVVRVGEERLLGEIIRIEGDRATIQVYEETAGLALGEPVEASGEPLAVELGPGLLGSVFDGVQRPLSELAAREGDFLGRGASLPALDRARAWEFEPAVAPGDRVEGGVRLGVARAPGAPDHPVVVPPGVAGRVAEVRAGARRVEEPAVLLEGGATLALLERWPVRRPRPARRRLPPDVPFLTGQRVLDCFFPVSAGGTAVVPGGFGTGKTVLEQSLAKWAAADVVVYVGCGERGNEMSEVLDEFPRLEDPRTGGPLLARTVMIVNTSNMPVAAREASIYTGAAIAEYFRDMGRSVALMIDSTSRWAEALREISARLEEMPGEEGYPTYLASRLARFYERAGRVETLGGAEGAVTMVGAVSPPGGDLSEPVTQCSLRATGALWALSADLAHRRHYPAVDWSVSFTLEGDRLAGWFEREAGDGFGALRDEARKLLQRERELAEVAELVGTESLQDAERLVLESARLLREGFLRQSALDPADATCPPAKAFEMLRLFLEWHRRAGAAIGAGVPLRSILDTGLGARLLRLGQLPAAEVPAAAAALRADLSEALARMEAE